The following proteins come from a genomic window of Streptomyces sp. NBC_00539:
- a CDS encoding lipase family protein: MTQVVDGTTRHVPAQQGPQGAGASAPERTDAELLIAASILLADAALTAKQAGAELTGALSSGRFVLDALRRPGWALGTAVSCVQALTSPAGLGFGANGGLLGELARMAGSVTYRRPAKVAMAVDAFAMRIRAVAVEHPNLDSPLARRLTDAMVGGNRLEALRAMYALVERLGVTRALTTVSPVIMELLALSGLLDENPVNDDFSWVTLAGGVPTTDPFLGLPSSLLGRLNPGPGRAERADADSILEKVLGTSRNDIVSYVGDIGALGNHGLVLLRRVACTDGQQRYVLLLPGTSFGLLSNSTPQDLVGAFDGLLRTDTTYTRAVKQLLLRSGLPAGSELMIVGHSLGGLTAMNLAMDVDVASTYRITHVITVGSPIDSKRPADHTTQVISLVNKHDVIPMLDGRGPASPNDIPDSWVELSWLDESYDYPLSHAPQAYSDTLRGELTTYRDQVNKLITAYDGEVVGNQPYMLRDK; the protein is encoded by the coding sequence GTGACTCAGGTGGTCGACGGGACGACTCGGCATGTCCCCGCACAGCAGGGGCCGCAGGGCGCCGGGGCGAGTGCTCCGGAGCGGACCGACGCGGAACTGCTCATCGCGGCGTCGATCCTGCTGGCGGACGCGGCGCTCACGGCCAAGCAGGCCGGCGCGGAGCTGACGGGAGCGCTCTCCAGTGGGCGTTTCGTGCTGGACGCGCTGCGCCGCCCCGGCTGGGCGCTGGGCACGGCGGTCTCCTGCGTGCAGGCGCTCACCAGCCCGGCGGGGCTCGGCTTCGGGGCGAACGGGGGCCTCCTCGGCGAACTGGCGCGGATGGCGGGGAGCGTGACGTACCGCCGTCCCGCGAAGGTGGCCATGGCGGTGGACGCGTTCGCGATGCGCATCCGCGCCGTCGCGGTCGAGCACCCGAACCTGGACTCACCCCTGGCCAGGCGGCTGACGGACGCGATGGTCGGCGGGAACCGGCTGGAGGCGCTGCGGGCGATGTACGCGCTGGTGGAGCGGCTCGGCGTGACCCGCGCGCTGACCACGGTGTCCCCCGTCATCATGGAGTTGCTGGCCCTGTCGGGGCTGCTCGACGAGAACCCCGTCAACGACGATTTCTCGTGGGTGACGCTCGCCGGCGGCGTGCCCACCACCGATCCCTTCCTGGGGCTGCCGAGTTCGCTGCTGGGCCGCCTCAACCCGGGACCCGGCCGGGCGGAGCGGGCCGACGCGGACTCCATCCTGGAGAAGGTGCTGGGCACCTCCCGCAACGACATCGTCAGTTACGTGGGCGACATCGGCGCCCTGGGCAACCACGGGCTGGTCCTGTTGCGCCGCGTGGCCTGCACCGACGGGCAGCAGCGGTACGTCCTGCTGCTGCCCGGGACCAGCTTCGGTCTGCTGAGCAACAGCACCCCGCAGGACCTCGTCGGCGCGTTCGACGGACTGCTGCGCACCGACACGACGTACACCCGGGCGGTGAAGCAGCTGTTGCTGCGCTCGGGACTGCCCGCCGGGTCGGAACTCATGATCGTCGGCCACAGTCTGGGCGGGCTGACCGCGATGAACCTCGCGATGGACGTGGACGTCGCGTCGACCTACCGCATCACGCACGTGATCACGGTGGGTTCCCCGATCGACAGCAAGCGGCCCGCCGACCACACCACCCAGGTGATCAGCCTCGTCAACAAGCACGACGTGATCCCCATGCTGGACGGGCGCGGCCCGGCCTCGCCCAACGACATCCCCGACAGCTGGGTCGAACTGTCCTGGCTCGACGAGTCGTACGACTACCCGCTGTCGCACGCCCCGCAGGCGTACTCGGACACTCTGCGCGGGGAGTTGACCACCTACCGGGACCAGGTCAACAAGCTGATCACGGCCTACGACGGCGAAGTCGTCGGGAACCAGCCCTACATGCTCCGTGACAAGTGA
- a CDS encoding SDR family NAD(P)-dependent oxidoreductase yields the protein MKAQSTPGAVKASDGSLALVTGATSGIGLAVARDLGARGHRVFICARTETDVKQTVEDLRADGMEVEGAAADVRNRAEVKGLVAAAVATFDRPVRILVNNAGRSGGGATADLTDELWEEVIDTNLNSVFLVTREALTNGGLAAAGRGRIVNIASTAGKQGVLLGAPYSASKHAVVGLTKALGKELAPLGITVNAVCPGYVETPMAARVRAGYARVWDTTEQYVQQQFEAQIPLGRFSTPEEVAGLVSYLTTDLAASITAQALNVCGGLGRF from the coding sequence ATGAAGGCACAGTCGACGCCGGGGGCCGTCAAGGCCTCCGACGGGTCCCTCGCCCTGGTCACCGGGGCGACCAGTGGTATCGGCCTGGCCGTCGCGCGCGACCTGGGCGCCCGGGGCCACCGGGTGTTCATCTGCGCACGCACGGAGACGGACGTCAAGCAGACGGTCGAGGACCTGCGGGCCGACGGCATGGAGGTCGAGGGGGCCGCCGCCGACGTACGCAACCGGGCAGAGGTCAAAGGGCTCGTGGCGGCAGCCGTCGCGACCTTCGACAGACCCGTCAGGATCCTGGTCAACAACGCCGGCCGCAGCGGCGGCGGCGCCACCGCCGACCTCACCGACGAACTGTGGGAAGAGGTCATCGACACCAACTTGAACAGCGTCTTCCTGGTCACCCGGGAAGCGCTGACCAACGGCGGCCTCGCCGCCGCCGGCCGCGGCCGGATCGTCAACATCGCCTCCACGGCGGGCAAGCAGGGGGTGCTCCTCGGCGCCCCCTACTCGGCGTCCAAGCACGCCGTGGTCGGTCTCACCAAGGCCCTCGGCAAGGAGCTGGCGCCGCTCGGCATCACCGTCAACGCCGTCTGCCCCGGGTACGTGGAAACGCCGATGGCGGCCCGCGTGCGCGCCGGCTACGCACGGGTGTGGGACACGACCGAGCAGTACGTACAGCAGCAGTTCGAAGCCCAGATACCCTTGGGCCGTTTCTCCACTCCCGAGGAAGTCGCCGGTCTCGTAAGCTACTTGACCACCGACCTGGCGGCGTCCATCACCGCGCAGGCCTTGAACGTCTGCGGCGGACTGGGCCGCTTCTGA
- a CDS encoding NAD(P)H-binding protein, with protein MTSTTQNIRTTLVIGGTGKTGRRVAEKLSAQGLPVRVGSRSGEPAFDWNEPDTWVPALEGVDRVYVTYYPDLAFPGAAEQVGAFAKVAVDNGARRLVLLSGRGEEAAQASEDNLKASGADWTIVRSSWFNQNFSESFFLEPVLAGEIALPTADAVEAFVDADDIADVVVAALTDDKHIGKTYELSGPRLLSYSDVAAELSKATGRQITYVSVTNDEYRAVLRENGLPEEFADLFTMILDGRNAHLVHGVEEALGRKPKDFADFAREAAATGVWDV; from the coding sequence ATGACTTCCACCACCCAGAACATCAGGACCACCCTCGTCATCGGCGGCACCGGCAAGACCGGTCGCCGCGTCGCCGAGAAGCTCTCCGCCCAGGGCCTCCCCGTACGGGTCGGCTCCCGCTCGGGCGAGCCCGCCTTCGACTGGAACGAGCCCGACACCTGGGTGCCCGCGCTGGAGGGCGTCGACCGGGTGTACGTCACCTACTACCCCGACCTCGCCTTCCCGGGCGCCGCCGAGCAGGTCGGCGCGTTCGCCAAGGTGGCCGTCGACAACGGCGCCCGCCGGTTGGTCCTGCTCTCCGGCCGCGGCGAAGAGGCCGCGCAGGCAAGCGAGGACAACCTCAAGGCCTCCGGTGCCGACTGGACGATCGTCCGCTCCAGCTGGTTCAACCAGAACTTCAGCGAGAGCTTCTTCCTGGAGCCGGTCCTGGCCGGCGAGATCGCCCTGCCGACCGCCGACGCCGTGGAGGCGTTCGTCGACGCCGACGACATCGCCGACGTGGTCGTGGCCGCACTGACCGACGACAAGCACATCGGCAAGACCTACGAACTGTCCGGTCCGCGTCTGCTCAGCTACAGCGACGTGGCCGCCGAGCTGTCGAAGGCCACCGGCCGGCAGATCACGTACGTCTCCGTCACCAACGACGAGTACCGCGCGGTGCTCCGCGAGAACGGTCTCCCGGAGGAGTTCGCCGACCTGTTCACCATGATCCTGGACGGTCGCAACGCGCACCTCGTGCACGGGGTCGAGGAGGCTCTGGGCCGCAAGCCCAAGGACTTCGCCGACTTCGCCCGCGAGGCCGCGGCGACCGGGGTCTGGGACGTCTGA
- a CDS encoding hemerythrin domain-containing protein, whose product MPTHQPPYSSEHGLDALAPHYHGFALMHRAMRRDAARLRDAAPAWRGGGAEWWQRLREVIEWHHTSEDDVLWPGLRRRDADFDAQARELHDDHEDLDTAMAAVTTAVTRGGEGLVRAARDFQEILHDHLRDEERVVFPVFDRMGERAYLAEERKVVASAPRRVLLYLQPWMFDGAGRESVAHVSATIPPPVRLRGATLLRRRYENTLKGLRK is encoded by the coding sequence ATGCCCACGCACCAGCCGCCCTACTCCAGCGAACACGGACTGGACGCCCTCGCGCCGCACTACCACGGATTCGCCCTGATGCACCGGGCGATGCGCCGCGACGCCGCACGACTGCGTGACGCCGCGCCGGCATGGCGGGGCGGCGGCGCCGAGTGGTGGCAGCGCCTGCGCGAGGTCATCGAGTGGCACCACACCAGCGAGGACGACGTGCTGTGGCCCGGACTGCGCCGCCGCGACGCGGACTTCGATGCCCAGGCCCGCGAACTGCACGACGACCACGAGGACCTGGACACGGCCATGGCGGCGGTCACCACCGCCGTCACCCGGGGCGGCGAGGGGCTCGTCCGGGCCGCCCGGGACTTCCAGGAGATCCTGCACGACCACCTGCGCGACGAGGAACGCGTCGTGTTCCCCGTCTTCGACCGGATGGGGGAGCGGGCCTACCTCGCGGAGGAACGCAAGGTGGTGGCCAGTGCTCCCCGGCGCGTGCTGCTGTACCTCCAGCCCTGGATGTTCGACGGAGCGGGCCGCGAGTCCGTCGCGCACGTGTCCGCCACCATCCCGCCGCCGGTCCGGCTGCGAGGCGCGACCCTGCTCCGCAGGCGGTACGAGAACACCTTGAAGGGACTCCGGAAGTGA
- a CDS encoding anthrone oxygenase family protein encodes MTRLTTGTTAQSATLVAATVGTGLMAGLYFAFDISVIPGLGRGDDETYVTAMRNINDAIDNGLFGLLFVGAFIATGVAAAQQQRGGRPHAARWAWTAFALYTLSLVVTALVNLPLNAQLARAGSDFTAARAGFGTRWRAGNIVRTLACATALAALGRTLALHGRTPAA; translated from the coding sequence GTGACACGACTGACGACGGGCACGACGGCCCAGTCCGCGACCCTGGTGGCGGCGACCGTGGGCACCGGCCTGATGGCCGGCCTCTACTTCGCCTTCGACATCTCGGTGATCCCGGGACTGGGGCGCGGCGACGACGAGACGTACGTGACCGCGATGCGCAACATTAACGACGCCATCGACAACGGCCTGTTCGGACTGTTGTTCGTGGGCGCGTTCATCGCCACCGGCGTCGCCGCCGCGCAGCAGCAGCGCGGCGGACGCCCCCACGCGGCCCGCTGGGCCTGGACCGCCTTCGCGCTGTACACGCTCTCGCTGGTCGTGACGGCCCTGGTGAACCTGCCGCTGAACGCCCAACTCGCCCGTGCCGGGTCCGACTTCACCGCCGCCCGCGCCGGGTTCGGCACGCGCTGGCGGGCCGGCAACATCGTCCGCACCCTGGCCTGCGCGACGGCCCTGGCCGCCCTGGGCCGGACGCTGGCCCTGCACGGCCGCACCCCGGCCGCGTAG
- a CDS encoding AraC family transcriptional regulator: MDTLTGLLEGPKARGAFLLKSVFNPPWSLRVEDRAPLSVITMVHGDAWLVPDHGTAVRIRPGDVAVVHGPEPYTVADSVGTPVQITVGPEQRCSTASGEDVTETMALGVRTWGDPLQDAGSAVMLSGTYQAPSEIGRRLLSVLPTILVRPAESADHALITLLTAEISRDEPGQEIVLDRLLDLLLIGVLRAWLAAPGSGAPTWYRAQSDPVVGPALRLLHENPAHGWTVEELARKVGVSRAALARRFTDVVGEPPVAYLTGWRIALAADYLREPEATVATVARRVGYSGAFALSAAFKRVRGVSPKEYRAGITAPAGGPGSRSPRTVVLGGPGPR; encoded by the coding sequence ATGGACACGCTGACCGGTCTGCTGGAAGGCCCGAAGGCGCGCGGCGCCTTCCTCCTCAAGTCCGTCTTCAACCCGCCCTGGTCGCTGCGCGTGGAGGACCGGGCGCCGCTGTCGGTCATCACGATGGTCCACGGCGACGCCTGGCTGGTGCCGGACCACGGCACCGCGGTACGGATCCGGCCCGGCGACGTGGCCGTGGTGCACGGACCCGAGCCGTACACGGTCGCCGACTCCGTCGGTACGCCGGTCCAGATCACGGTCGGGCCGGAGCAGCGGTGCAGCACCGCGAGCGGCGAGGACGTCACCGAGACCATGGCCCTCGGGGTCCGTACCTGGGGCGATCCGCTCCAGGACGCGGGCTCGGCGGTGATGCTGAGCGGCACCTACCAGGCGCCGAGCGAGATCGGCCGGCGGCTGCTGAGCGTGCTCCCCACGATCCTGGTACGCCCGGCGGAATCGGCGGACCACGCACTCATCACGCTGCTGACGGCGGAGATCTCCCGCGACGAGCCCGGCCAGGAGATCGTCCTGGACCGGCTCCTGGACCTCCTGCTGATCGGGGTCCTGCGCGCCTGGCTCGCGGCCCCCGGCAGTGGCGCCCCGACGTGGTACCGGGCCCAGAGCGACCCGGTGGTCGGACCGGCGCTGCGCCTGCTGCACGAGAACCCGGCGCACGGCTGGACGGTCGAGGAACTCGCGCGCAAGGTCGGCGTGTCCAGGGCGGCCCTGGCCCGCCGCTTCACCGACGTCGTGGGGGAGCCCCCGGTCGCCTACCTCACCGGCTGGCGCATCGCCCTGGCCGCCGACTACTTGCGCGAACCGGAGGCCACGGTGGCGACGGTGGCCCGCCGGGTCGGCTACAGCGGGGCGTTCGCCCTGTCGGCGGCCTTCAAACGGGTGCGCGGAGTCAGCCCGAAGGAGTACCGCGCGGGCATCACCGCGCCCGCCGGCGGGCCCGGCTCGCGTTCGCCCCGCACGGTCGTGCTCGGCGGGCCCGGACCGCGCTGA
- a CDS encoding 4'-phosphopantetheinyl transferase family protein encodes MIEALLPPGVTSSEAFDDEAPAPLFPAEAALMEGRLARRRRQFATARACARRCLAALGHSPAPLLPGPGGAPAWPAGVVGSITHCDGYRAAVADLRDRTSALGIDAEPAGPLPKGVLGLVTSPAERAHLRELAAAHPGVPWDRLLFSAKEAAYKAWYPATGVWLGFRDAAVALTPEGTFTCTLDVPASPGEPVDPVYHGRWSAGPELVLTVVARRG; translated from the coding sequence ATGATCGAGGCACTCCTGCCGCCGGGCGTCACGTCGTCGGAAGCCTTCGACGACGAGGCGCCCGCGCCGCTCTTCCCCGCCGAGGCGGCCCTCATGGAGGGCCGCCTCGCGCGCCGTCGCCGCCAGTTCGCGACGGCCCGCGCCTGCGCCCGCCGCTGTCTGGCCGCTCTCGGCCACTCCCCCGCACCCCTGCTGCCCGGCCCGGGAGGCGCTCCCGCCTGGCCGGCGGGCGTGGTCGGCAGCATCACGCACTGCGACGGCTACCGCGCGGCCGTGGCGGACCTCCGCGACCGTACGTCGGCCCTCGGCATCGACGCGGAGCCCGCGGGCCCGCTCCCGAAGGGCGTGCTGGGGCTGGTCACCTCTCCCGCGGAACGCGCCCACCTGCGGGAGCTCGCCGCGGCGCACCCCGGCGTCCCCTGGGACCGTCTCCTGTTCAGCGCCAAGGAGGCGGCGTACAAGGCCTGGTACCCGGCGACCGGCGTCTGGCTCGGCTTCCGCGACGCCGCCGTGGCCCTCACCCCCGAGGGCACGTTCACCTGCACCCTCGACGTCCCGGCATCGCCGGGCGAACCCGTCGATCCGGTCTACCACGGCCGCTGGTCGGCGGGGCCGGAGCTGGTCCTCACCGTGGTCGCGCGGCGCGGCTGA
- a CDS encoding alpha/beta fold hydrolase, protein MTTAAEVTRELTVRTDDGAELAVTVLAPLAGTPAAVDVVLVHGWAHSRRAWGTIADRLIRAGHRVVLYDQRGHGASTCGRTAVSVERLGDDLGAVLDAVGAREAVVVGHSGGAFAALSHAAGGGRDGRLGGLVLLGAAAHGQDTPDGEVKMMGSALFSWALRRPPLGRKLLSSTMAKTVDPALLDVNRQLFAATDPRIRAEFFRCTRGWDLRPALAGVTVPAVVLHGEADKVIDPALARTLADTLPGARFEPVPGAGHMLPLERPLLVVSAVAELASR, encoded by the coding sequence ATGACCACGGCCGCCGAAGTCACCCGGGAACTGACCGTGCGGACCGACGACGGCGCGGAACTCGCCGTCACGGTACTGGCCCCGCTGGCGGGCACGCCGGCCGCCGTGGACGTGGTCCTCGTGCACGGCTGGGCGCATTCCCGCCGCGCCTGGGGCACCATCGCCGACCGGCTCATCCGGGCCGGTCACCGCGTGGTGCTGTACGACCAGCGGGGCCACGGCGCCTCCACCTGCGGACGCACCGCCGTCTCCGTGGAGCGCCTCGGCGACGACCTCGGGGCGGTGCTGGACGCGGTGGGCGCCCGCGAGGCCGTCGTGGTGGGCCACTCGGGCGGCGCCTTCGCGGCGCTGTCCCACGCGGCCGGCGGCGGGCGGGACGGGCGGCTGGGCGGCCTGGTGCTGCTGGGTGCTGCGGCCCACGGCCAGGACACGCCCGACGGCGAGGTGAAGATGATGGGCAGCGCCCTCTTCTCGTGGGCGCTGCGCCGCCCCCCGCTCGGCCGCAAACTGCTGTCGTCCACCATGGCCAAGACCGTGGACCCGGCCCTGCTGGACGTGAACCGGCAGCTGTTCGCGGCGACGGACCCCCGGATCCGGGCGGAGTTCTTCCGCTGCACGCGAGGCTGGGACCTGCGCCCGGCGCTGGCCGGCGTCACCGTGCCGGCGGTGGTCCTGCACGGTGAGGCGGACAAGGTCATCGATCCCGCGCTGGCGCGGACGCTGGCCGACACCCTGCCGGGGGCCCGGTTCGAACCGGTGCCCGGAGCGGGCCACATGCTCCCGCTGGAGCGGCCCCTGCTGGTCGTGTCCGCCGTGGCCGAGCTCGCGTCCCGGTGA
- a CDS encoding SRPBCC family protein translates to MTTYDLIDEAVIDAPETAVWEALLSEFRGAARWWVPANTFAPVSGSPDRVGGEVGVTVHTKGVGNGGLKLRFTARTVAVDSGRRLDVEYVDGAFRGPAAFRLEPLPDGRTRLSMHFAGRPHGWLRVLAKAVDLGAEHSKATLAAFESLGRLLSSSTAGARR, encoded by the coding sequence ATGACAACGTACGACCTGATCGACGAGGCGGTGATCGACGCCCCGGAGACCGCCGTCTGGGAAGCGCTCCTCTCGGAGTTCCGCGGCGCCGCCCGCTGGTGGGTCCCGGCCAACACCTTCGCCCCGGTCTCCGGTTCGCCCGACCGGGTCGGCGGCGAGGTGGGGGTGACCGTCCACACCAAGGGCGTCGGCAACGGCGGTCTCAAGCTCCGTTTCACGGCGCGCACGGTCGCCGTGGACAGCGGCCGCCGGCTCGACGTGGAATACGTCGACGGGGCGTTCCGCGGGCCGGCGGCCTTCCGCCTCGAACCGCTGCCGGACGGCCGCACCCGGCTGTCCATGCACTTCGCGGGCAGGCCGCACGGCTGGCTGCGCGTACTGGCCAAGGCCGTCGACCTCGGCGCGGAGCACTCGAAGGCCACCTTGGCGGCCTTCGAGTCCCTTGGCCGGCTGCTGTCGTCCTCCACCGCGGGGGCCCGGCGATGA
- a CDS encoding FAD-binding protein: MSSTPRTATGTAAAPSRRRVLGGIAATAVAVVGWNTVDQSWATAAETSGTAVVPVPALTGTLETSPSVVESFGKDFGHLWDDAGNKPWAVLRPGSVDDIVKMVNYARANGIKVAVNGQGGSGTDIESHSVYGQARVPGGISIDARSMSKIISISGNCAVVEAGVTWAQLTDACLQVGKTPPALPDYLYLSIGGTISIGGIGGTVAKYGLLCDTVRSIDIVTGEGKLVTATATTRPELFNAALSGGGQVGIIVRAEVAVVPAPKRSVIFTLYYADVETYLQDAEKVLADGRFQVQAGEMLQKPDGSGWRYKMEVGATYSTTPPDRAKLLGGLQDVRADAVIEDVTYREYMFRLDAYEAYLKESGHWYSPKPWLSMFLPASKTKTFMKRVEQELTADSLGGGFLLFSPFLTSQVKRPLAMMPGESVAYLFDLLRFPNPGDPNIQAMLDQNRRLYDLAVSMGAKRYLVGAVPHMTQADWRAHFGNRWTGFVNAKKKFDPANLFTPGQGFFA; the protein is encoded by the coding sequence ATGAGCAGCACCCCGAGAACGGCCACGGGCACGGCCGCCGCCCCTTCCCGGCGCAGAGTGCTCGGCGGCATCGCGGCGACCGCCGTGGCCGTCGTGGGCTGGAACACCGTCGACCAGAGCTGGGCGACGGCCGCGGAGACGTCCGGTACGGCCGTCGTCCCGGTGCCGGCGCTGACCGGCACGCTGGAGACGTCGCCCTCCGTGGTCGAGTCCTTCGGCAAGGACTTCGGACACCTGTGGGACGACGCGGGCAACAAGCCGTGGGCCGTGCTGCGGCCGGGCAGCGTGGACGACATCGTCAAGATGGTGAACTACGCCCGGGCGAACGGCATCAAGGTCGCGGTCAACGGGCAGGGCGGTTCCGGTACGGACATCGAGTCGCACTCGGTGTACGGCCAGGCCCGCGTCCCGGGCGGGATATCCATCGACGCCCGCAGCATGTCGAAGATCATCTCCATCAGCGGGAACTGCGCGGTGGTCGAGGCGGGCGTCACCTGGGCCCAGCTGACCGACGCGTGCCTCCAGGTGGGCAAGACCCCGCCCGCGCTGCCCGACTACCTGTACCTGTCGATCGGCGGCACCATCAGCATCGGCGGCATCGGCGGCACCGTGGCCAAGTACGGGCTGCTGTGCGACACCGTGCGCTCCATCGACATCGTCACCGGTGAGGGGAAGCTGGTCACCGCGACGGCGACGACCCGTCCGGAGCTGTTCAACGCGGCGCTGTCGGGGGGCGGTCAGGTCGGGATCATCGTCCGTGCCGAAGTCGCCGTCGTCCCGGCGCCGAAGCGGTCGGTCATCTTCACCCTCTACTACGCGGACGTGGAGACCTACCTCCAGGACGCCGAGAAGGTGCTCGCCGACGGCCGCTTCCAGGTCCAGGCCGGCGAGATGCTGCAGAAGCCGGACGGCTCGGGCTGGCGCTACAAGATGGAGGTCGGGGCCACCTACAGCACGACGCCGCCGGACCGGGCGAAGCTGCTCGGCGGCTTGCAGGACGTCCGGGCCGACGCGGTGATCGAGGACGTGACCTACCGGGAGTACATGTTCCGGCTCGACGCCTACGAGGCCTACCTCAAGGAGTCCGGCCACTGGTACTCGCCCAAGCCGTGGCTGAGCATGTTCCTCCCAGCCTCCAAGACCAAGACGTTCATGAAGCGGGTCGAACAGGAGCTGACCGCCGACTCCCTCGGGGGCGGTTTCCTGCTCTTCTCCCCGTTCCTCACCTCGCAGGTCAAGCGGCCGCTCGCGATGATGCCGGGCGAGTCCGTGGCCTACCTCTTCGACCTGCTGCGGTTCCCCAACCCGGGTGACCCGAACATCCAGGCCATGCTGGACCAGAACCGGCGGCTGTACGACCTGGCGGTGTCGATGGGAGCCAAGCGCTACCTGGTCGGCGCCGTCCCCCACATGACGCAGGCCGACTGGCGGGCCCACTTCGGCAACCGCTGGACCGGCTTCGTCAACGCGAAGAAGAAGTTCGACCCGGCGAACCTCTTCACCCCGGGCCAGGGCTTCTTCGCCTGA
- a CDS encoding flavin-containing monooxygenase: MTSILEPARDGGARPTAQASSGGRGPARHLRVAVIGTGFSGLGTAIRLLQSGIDDFLVFERADEVGGTWRDNSYPGCACDVMSHLYSFSFAQNPNWKSTFGKRDELYAYLRDTADRFGVRPHIRFAHELLSARWDEGERHWRIETSQGDYTAQFLVTGTGYLSEPAVPDIKGLSDFEGKVFHSSRWDHDHDLTGRRVAVIGTGASAIQFVPKIQPDVERLDLYQRTPPWVGPKNDKATTALQAKLLRSVPGYQSFRRNFNMWGREILAFVMARPKVAGKMQKMASDHLKKSVPDEALRAKLTPDYVMACKRLLFSNTWYPAIQQPNVDLVTDGIAEVRAKSIVGRDGVEREVDTIILGTGFQATDRPVARRVFGRDGVQLREAWQREGMSAHRGTTIAGFPNLFMLLGPNTTLGHSSQVVMIEAQIKYVVDALKQAEKRGLSSVEVRKEAQQAYNQALDAKLDGSVWNAGNCKSWYLDENGRNPSIWPTYTWRFRRQTKRFDLSEYQLASQVRTAAPATHQ; this comes from the coding sequence GTGACGAGCATTCTCGAACCGGCCAGGGACGGCGGAGCCCGTCCGACGGCCCAGGCCTCCTCCGGGGGCCGCGGACCGGCCCGGCACCTGAGGGTCGCGGTCATCGGTACCGGGTTCTCCGGCCTGGGTACCGCCATCCGGCTGCTGCAGTCGGGCATCGACGACTTCCTCGTGTTCGAGCGGGCCGACGAGGTCGGAGGCACGTGGCGCGACAACAGCTATCCGGGCTGTGCGTGCGACGTCATGTCCCACCTCTACTCCTTCTCCTTCGCCCAGAACCCGAACTGGAAGTCCACCTTCGGCAAGCGGGACGAGCTGTACGCGTACCTGCGCGACACGGCCGACCGCTTCGGGGTCCGCCCGCACATCCGCTTCGCGCACGAACTGCTCTCCGCCCGCTGGGACGAGGGCGAGAGGCACTGGCGGATCGAGACCTCTCAGGGCGACTACACCGCCCAGTTCCTGGTCACCGGCACCGGCTACCTGAGCGAGCCGGCCGTCCCCGACATCAAGGGCCTCAGCGACTTCGAGGGCAAGGTGTTCCATTCCTCGCGGTGGGACCACGACCACGACCTCACCGGCCGGCGCGTCGCCGTCATCGGTACGGGCGCCTCGGCGATCCAGTTCGTACCGAAGATCCAGCCCGACGTGGAGCGCCTCGACCTCTACCAGCGCACGCCCCCGTGGGTCGGCCCGAAGAACGACAAGGCGACCACGGCGTTGCAGGCCAAGCTCTTGCGCTCGGTGCCCGGCTACCAGAGCTTCCGGCGCAACTTCAACATGTGGGGCCGCGAGATCCTGGCCTTCGTGATGGCCCGCCCGAAGGTCGCGGGGAAGATGCAGAAGATGGCCAGCGACCACTTGAAGAAGTCGGTCCCGGACGAGGCCCTGCGCGCCAAGCTGACCCCCGACTACGTGATGGCCTGCAAGCGGCTGCTGTTCTCCAACACCTGGTACCCGGCGATCCAGCAGCCCAACGTGGACCTGGTCACCGACGGGATCGCGGAGGTCCGCGCCAAGTCGATCGTGGGCCGCGACGGGGTGGAGCGCGAGGTCGACACCATCATCCTGGGCACCGGTTTCCAGGCCACCGACCGCCCGGTCGCGCGCCGGGTCTTCGGCCGGGACGGCGTACAACTGCGCGAGGCCTGGCAGCGCGAGGGCATGTCGGCCCACCGCGGGACCACGATCGCCGGCTTCCCGAACCTGTTCATGCTGCTCGGTCCGAACACCACCCTGGGGCACTCCTCGCAGGTCGTGATGATCGAGGCGCAGATCAAGTACGTGGTGGACGCGCTCAAGCAGGCCGAGAAGCGCGGGCTGTCCAGCGTCGAGGTGCGCAAGGAAGCGCAGCAGGCCTACAACCAGGCGCTCGACGCGAAGCTCGACGGTTCGGTGTGGAACGCGGGCAACTGCAAGAGCTGGTACCTCGACGAGAACGGGCGCAACCCCTCCATCTGGCCGACGTACACCTGGCGCTTCCGCCGCCAGACCAAGCGCTTCGACCTGAGCGAGTACCAGCTCGCTTCACAGGTGCGCACCGCCGCCCCGGCGACGCACCAGTAG